One segment of Carassius auratus strain Wakin chromosome 2, ASM336829v1, whole genome shotgun sequence DNA contains the following:
- the prkab2 gene encoding 5'-AMP-activated protein kinase subunit beta-2, whose amino-acid sequence MGNTSDRVSADRHGAKTHRSDSGGHKDLEPGKMMDSTDDPNIFNTRGPESKAASEKDFAPDLEDMVKTSPQARPTVIRWAGGGKEVCITGSFNNWSSKIPMNKSHNDFVAILDLPEGEHQYKFFVDGQWLHDPSEPVVTSQMGTINNLIHVKKSDFEVFDALQVDSLECSDTSDLSSSPPGPYGQEVYMFKPEERFKAPPILPPHLLQVILNKDTNISCDPALLPEPNHVMLNHLYALSIKDGVMVLSATHRYKKKYVTSLLYKPI is encoded by the exons ATGGGAAACACCAGCGATCGAGTGTCTGCTGATAGACATGGAGCCAAGACGCATCGCTCAGACAGCGGAGGTCATAAAGACCTGGAGCCCGGCAAAATGATGGACAGCACGGACGACCCCAATATTTTCAACACACGTGGACCAGAATCTAAA GCGGCGAGTGAGAAGGACTTCGCTCCAGATCTAGAGGACATGGTGAAGACGAGTCCACAGGCTCGACCCACGGTGATCCGCTGGGCCGGAGGAGGCAAGGAGGTCTGCATCACCGGCTCCTTCAACAACTGGAGCAGCAAGATCCCCATGAATAAAAG ccaTAATGATTTTGTAGCAATCTTGGACCTGCCCGAGGGTGAACATCAGTACAAATTCTTTGTTGATGGCCAGTGGCTTCATGACCCCTCTGAG CCGGTTGTCACCAGTCAGATGGGCACCATTAACAATCTGATCCATGTGAAGAAATCAGATTTTGAGGTGTTTGATGCACTGCAGGTGGACTCTCTGGAGTGCTCTGATACATCAG ATCTGTCCAGCTCTCCTCCTGGGCCGTACGGACAGGAAGTGTACATGTTCAAACCTGAGGAACGCTTCAAAGCACCGCCCATCCTGCCTCCTCACCTCCTACAAGTCATACTCAACAAAGACACCAACATTTCA tgtgatcCTGCCCTGCTGCCAGAACCCAACCATGTGATGCTCAATCATCTGTATGCGCTCTCCATCAAG GATGGTGTGATGGTTCTCAGCGCAACTCATCGTTATAAGAAGAAATATGTGACATCTCTTCTGTACAAGCCAATCTAA